A stretch of Porites lutea chromosome 5, jaPorLute2.1, whole genome shotgun sequence DNA encodes these proteins:
- the LOC140938628 gene encoding QRFP-like peptide receptor — protein MPKAMEVKTHSCQPDVETGKSKSEGNNESEGDFHNTGQIILLIRSYKEAPVSFGTILLVYIVLIVIGIFVNGAVSMVMLRGKRFKKNASNFFIFHITLTELAIRLVLLPLSLHSLLSTEGTEIFQCKILTLLSNTFSSAIFVSLLAIALDRYCNIIYPMKCLKKKRKLLDLVFLVWLYAVVITCPFVVSVETISVNEIPEAKGMDCVNCTARKLCDIPQNLMGQLSTISYFVFAFLLPVTVIFLLYTRIAICLHKRSNNGMAQKVAARAKSKAVRMLILTVFGYMLSLGPAAVYAMVRSCGYLNGMSFGSILKASWAIKLVTLASSLGNPVIYSYYNGDFRKEFVKSCFSRKNNNSTSFQSIELK, from the coding sequence ATGCCTAAAGCCATGGAAGTGAAAACTCATTCCTGTCAGCCAGATGTGGAGACAGGAAAATCGAAAAGCGAAGGTAATAATGAGTCTGAGGGCGATTTCCACAACACTGGTCAGATAATCCTTCTTATACGCTCTTATAAGGAAGCACCGGTATCTTTTGGGACAATTCTGTTAGTGTATATAGTGTTAATCGTGATTGGAATCTTCGTAAACGGAGCTGTTTCTATGGTTATGCTTCGAGGAAAGCGCTTCAAGAAAAACGCCtcaaatttctttatttttcatatAACTTTGACAGAGCTTGCCATTCGCCTGGTTCTCCTTCCACTCTCGCTACATTCTCTACTTTCAACAGAAGGAACCGAAATCTTCCAATGCAAGATTTTAACATTGCTTTCGAACACCTTCTCTTCGGCCATCTTTGTTAGTTTGCTTGCCATTGCCTTGGACAGGTATTGCAATATCATTTATCCGATGAAATGCttgaaaaagaagagaaaacttCTTGATCTGGTTTTTCTAGTTTGGTTGTACGCTGTAGTCATAACATGTCCTTTTGTGGTTAGCGTGGAAACCATTTCTGTAAATGAAATTCCAGAGGCAAAAGGAATGGACTGTGTAAATTGCACGGCTCGAAAATTGTGTGACATACCACAAAACTTAATGGGTCAGCTTTCGACAATTTCGTATTTCGTTTTCGCTTTTCTTCTCCCTGTGACTGTCATTTTTCTTCTATACACAAGAATTGCAATCTGTTTGCATAAAAGAAGCAACAATGGGATGGCGCAAAAAGTTGCAGCAAGGGCAAAATCTAAAGCAGTGCGCATGCTCATTCTGACCGTCTTTGGGTATATGCTGTCGTTAGGCCCTGCCGCTGTCTACGCGATGGTGAGATCTTGCGGGTATCTCAATGGCATGTCGTTTGGAAGCATACTTAAAGCGAGCTGGGCGATAAAACTTGTGACGCTGGCGAGTTCACTTGGAAATCCTGTTATCTATTCTTATTATAACGGGGACTTCAGAAAGGAGTTTGTGAAGTCTTGTTTTTCCAGGAAAAATAACAACAGTACATCTTTTCAGTCCATCGAACTTAAGTAA
- the LOC140938629 gene encoding neuropeptide FF receptor 1-like: MAVEVPPSLGNDTNSTESSTFHKSSIFLLIRSYKDARIVFTFILTISAVIIILGIIVNSVISYMMLRKKRYNRNGSNFFIMHLSMVELFYRSLVFPIIVIFAIPAIGITDIQCKAIAFFSKTCSTAIFGSLVAIGIDRYQNIVHPLQKLKSRRKPVLLVSLLWLCATVLSCPFVASVESISVLEIPEARGMSCNECAHQKICDIPQNVLGQSSTTLYFLCAFVVPLMIISVLYIKVAIFLHQRSNNGMMNRVAARSRTKAVRMLVLIVLGYVFSLGPSVFLAMLRSFGVLNNLSFDVMLLASWIAEFAAFTSSLGNPIIYAYYNGDFRKELVRLFPKRGTKKVDSCTLTLKNTKKSSDTLPRAL; this comes from the coding sequence ATGGCCGTTGAAGTACCACCTTCCTTAGGAAACGACACTAACTCGACTGAATCATCAACTTTTCACAAGAGCTCAATATTTCTTCTTATACGTTCATACAAGGATGCAAGAATCGTGTTCACGTTCATTCTTACGATAAGTGCAGTTATTATCATCCTGGGAATTATTGTAAATTCCGTTATTTCTTATATGATGCTACGGAAAAAACGTTATAATAGAAACGGTTCCAATTTCTTCATCATGCATTTGTCCATGGTGGAACTCTTCTACCGCTCTCTCGTCTTTCCCATCATTGTAATATTTGCCATTCCGGCAATAGGAATAACAGACATCCAGTGCAAAGCTATAGCGTTCTTTTCAAAGACATGCTCTACTGCCATATTTGGCAGCTTGGTTGCTATAGGTATAGACAGGTACCAAAACATTGTACaccctttgcaaaaattaaagTCAAGGAGAAAACCTGTTTTACTTGTTTCCCTTCTTTGGCTGTGTGCTACGGTTCTGTCGTGCCCATTTGTAGCTAGCGTGGAGAGCATTTCTGTTCTGGAGATTCCCGAGGCCCGCGGGATGTCGTGCAACGAATGCGCTCACCAGAAAATTTGTGATATTCCACAAAATGTGCTGGGTCAGTCGTCGACCACGTTGTATTTTCTTTGTGCATTTGTCGTTCCGTTGATGATCATATCCGTGTTGTACATCAAAGTCGCTATCTTTCTGCATCAAAGAAGCAACAATGGAATGATGAACAGAGTGGCGGCGAGATCAAGGACTAAAGCAGTGCGAATGCTTGTTTTAATTGTACTGGGATATGTCTTCTCTCTCGGACCATCCGTTTTTTTAGCAATGTTAAGATCCTTTGGTGTCCTTAACAACCTGTCTTTTGATGTTATGTTGTTAGCCAGTTGGATCGCGGAATTTGCAGCCTTTACAAGTTCGCTTGGAAATCCTATAATTTACGCATATTACAATGGGGACTTTCGGAAAGAACTTGTGCGACTGTTTCCCAAAAGAGGAACAAAAAAAGTTGATTCTTGCACATTAACAttgaaaaatactaaaaaaagtAGTGATACCTTGCCGCGAGCACTCTAG